From a region of the Corallococcus coralloides DSM 2259 genome:
- a CDS encoding neutral/alkaline non-lysosomal ceramidase N-terminal domain-containing protein has translation MSSSRRSFLRPLLPFALLTAGAAYALASWNWCGRWEERTPEVLSQVRGEGPLRAGAAKVALSPPYPVVVAGYVPPRPEASQAELPLHARALVLEAGGARVGVVSLELLLVTPEITARVRERVAKAGVKEVLVVATHTHSSFGGYDARWAAQLSGTGRYREASVNAVVEGASEALELAAASMKDVTLEVGGAADAGLVYSRSGGDAPDGQLTRAVLRGAEGPVAEVLVFAGHATLIPRQRALVDPDFPGRLSALREEAGSGVTLFVQGSEGNASVAFSEGQGPERALGFARKLSALADGATPASVTEPVRLAFARVQTALPRPDSSRLVPAFTRAAGDNFLCGSSPREAEVDALALGPLELLSIPGEPTVGAGRVLADLTGATHVLGLANGYVGYLDTPERVREGQGESRRQYFGPALLERLGTAARVASGAVGFSPEK, from the coding sequence ATGTCCTCTTCCCGGCGCTCCTTCCTCCGCCCCTTGCTTCCCTTCGCCTTGCTAACGGCCGGGGCCGCCTACGCGCTCGCCTCCTGGAACTGGTGCGGGAGGTGGGAGGAGCGCACGCCCGAGGTGCTGTCACAGGTGCGTGGCGAAGGCCCCCTGCGCGCGGGCGCGGCGAAGGTGGCCCTCTCCCCGCCCTATCCGGTGGTGGTGGCGGGCTACGTCCCACCCCGGCCCGAGGCGAGCCAGGCCGAGCTCCCCCTCCATGCGAGGGCCCTGGTGCTGGAGGCCGGTGGCGCGCGCGTGGGCGTGGTGTCGCTGGAGCTGCTCCTGGTGACGCCGGAAATCACGGCCAGGGTGCGCGAGCGCGTCGCGAAGGCCGGGGTGAAGGAGGTGCTGGTGGTGGCCACGCACACCCACTCCTCGTTTGGAGGCTACGACGCGCGGTGGGCGGCCCAGCTCTCCGGCACGGGGCGCTACCGGGAGGCGTCCGTGAACGCGGTGGTGGAGGGCGCGAGCGAGGCGCTGGAGCTGGCCGCGGCCTCCATGAAGGACGTGACATTGGAGGTGGGCGGCGCGGCGGACGCGGGGCTCGTCTATTCCCGCTCCGGTGGGGATGCACCGGACGGCCAGCTCACGCGGGCGGTGTTGCGCGGAGCGGAGGGGCCCGTGGCGGAGGTGCTGGTGTTCGCCGGGCACGCCACGCTCATTCCCCGGCAGCGGGCGCTGGTGGATCCGGACTTCCCGGGCCGGCTGAGCGCGCTGCGCGAGGAGGCGGGCAGTGGCGTCACGCTGTTCGTGCAGGGCAGCGAAGGCAACGCGTCCGTGGCCTTCAGCGAGGGCCAGGGCCCCGAGCGCGCCCTGGGCTTCGCGCGCAAGCTGTCAGCGCTGGCGGACGGGGCGACCCCGGCGTCCGTGACGGAGCCGGTGCGGCTGGCGTTCGCGCGCGTCCAGACGGCGCTGCCCCGGCCGGACTCGTCGCGGCTGGTGCCCGCCTTCACCCGCGCGGCGGGGGACAACTTCCTGTGCGGTTCGTCACCGCGCGAGGCGGAGGTGGACGCGCTGGCGCTGGGGCCCCTGGAGCTCTTGTCCATCCCCGGCGAGCCCACCGTGGGCGCGGGCCGCGTGCTGGCGGACCTCACCGGGGCCACGCACGTGCTGGGGCTCGCCAACGGCTACGTGGGCTACCTGGACACGCCGGAGCGGGTGCGCGAGGGACAGGGCGAGTCCCGGCGCCAGTATTTCGGTCCCGCGCTGCTGGAGCGCCTGGGTACGGCCGCGCGCGTGGCCTCCGGCGCGGTGGGCTTCTCTCCCGAGAAGTAG
- a CDS encoding neutral zinc metallopeptidase produces the protein MRWEGGRRSSNIEDRRGGGFGRPLAVGGGAASLVVALLVMLLGGDPSDVQIGTRTSPYSQPGTGGSGNVDPRQEELKDFASVVLADTEDTWPGLLEPQGVRYVQPRMVLFSDAVQSACGMQESAVGPFYCPGDQKVYLDLSFFDELESRFGAPGDFGRAYVIAHEVGHHVQNLLGVSRKVQSLRNRVSEEQANQLSVLTELQADCFAGIWAHHAQRERNLLEQGDVEEGLGAASAVGDDTLQKRARGYVVPESFTHGSAEQRMTWFKRGLEQGTLEACDTFNARR, from the coding sequence ATGAGGTGGGAAGGCGGACGTCGCAGCTCGAACATCGAGGACCGGCGGGGCGGTGGCTTCGGGCGTCCGCTCGCGGTGGGCGGCGGCGCCGCGTCACTGGTGGTGGCCCTGCTGGTGATGCTGCTGGGCGGCGACCCGTCCGACGTGCAGATCGGCACGCGCACCTCCCCGTATTCGCAGCCGGGCACGGGCGGCTCCGGGAACGTGGATCCACGGCAGGAGGAGCTGAAGGACTTCGCCTCCGTGGTGCTCGCGGACACCGAGGACACCTGGCCCGGCCTGCTGGAGCCCCAGGGCGTGCGCTACGTGCAGCCGCGCATGGTGCTCTTCTCGGACGCGGTGCAGTCCGCGTGCGGCATGCAGGAGAGCGCGGTGGGGCCCTTCTATTGTCCGGGCGACCAGAAGGTGTACCTGGACCTGAGCTTCTTCGACGAGCTGGAGAGCCGCTTCGGCGCGCCGGGTGACTTCGGCCGCGCGTACGTCATCGCGCACGAGGTGGGGCACCACGTGCAGAACCTGCTGGGCGTCTCCCGCAAGGTGCAGTCCCTGCGCAACCGCGTGAGCGAGGAGCAGGCCAACCAGCTCTCCGTGCTGACCGAGCTCCAGGCGGACTGCTTCGCCGGCATCTGGGCCCACCACGCGCAGCGGGAGCGCAACCTCCTGGAGCAGGGCGACGTGGAGGAGGGTCTGGGCGCCGCCAGCGCCGTGGGCGACGACACCCTCCAGAAGCGCGCCCGGGGCTACGTCGTCCCCGAGTCCTTCACCCATGGCTCCGCCGAGCAGCGCATGACCTGGTTCAAGCGCGGCCTGGAGCAGGGGACGCTGGAGGCGTGCGACACCTTCAACGCCCGGCGGTAG
- a CDS encoding parallel beta-helix domain-containing protein, producing MPRLQWTRASRATVLALVGALSLTACSDDEDTTPDSGVKVDAGTKTDAGTDTDAGSDAGSVDTGIPWDGGSAGDFSCEGKTQTTLNFAPGQEEELQDQVNTMAECTTITLAAGTYTFDNAITIRQNGITLVGAGKGTKGEGTGGAQSTVLVFTGAAANSNGLDVVGNRFTVSDLAVWNAKKDAIRVESSTDVVMRRVRTEWAEADKESNGKYGLYPVKSKYVLIEDCEAYNAADAGIYVGQTEYAVVRNCVAKQNVAGIEIENTKYAYVLGNTAQDNTTGLVVFDLPGNPIMGTDIRVKNNIITGNNRHNFASVANSSSTVSQVPAGTGTFMLASRRVELTGNTWGNNNTVDVAVLSGLTIEPNDKLWEAGGFNFASADIYIHGNTFQGGSGDNVDNGNLSPQLRPLGAALAALYTYGETQGAKGVEHLVWDGVDPYGHPRAELNPINICFADNTLPSGTVNAIADLDLVAAGQAAATGNFAGGWALTRHYPANKAEFACSGFSPALTIGDFIQ from the coding sequence ATGCCCCGTTTGCAGTGGACCCGCGCTTCGCGCGCGACCGTTCTGGCCCTGGTGGGGGCCCTCTCGCTGACCGCCTGCTCGGATGACGAGGACACCACGCCGGACTCGGGCGTGAAAGTGGACGCGGGTACAAAGACGGACGCAGGCACGGACACGGACGCGGGCAGCGACGCGGGAAGCGTGGACACGGGCATTCCCTGGGACGGCGGCAGCGCGGGCGACTTCTCCTGCGAGGGCAAGACCCAGACGACGCTGAACTTCGCGCCGGGCCAGGAGGAGGAGCTCCAGGACCAGGTGAACACCATGGCCGAGTGCACCACCATCACCCTGGCGGCGGGCACGTACACCTTCGACAACGCCATCACCATCCGCCAGAACGGCATCACGCTGGTGGGCGCGGGCAAGGGCACGAAGGGCGAGGGCACGGGCGGGGCGCAGAGCACGGTGCTGGTGTTCACCGGCGCCGCGGCGAACTCCAACGGCCTGGACGTGGTGGGCAATCGCTTCACGGTGAGCGACCTGGCGGTGTGGAACGCGAAGAAGGACGCCATCCGCGTGGAGTCCTCCACCGACGTCGTGATGCGCCGCGTGCGCACGGAGTGGGCGGAGGCCGACAAGGAGAGCAACGGCAAGTACGGCCTGTACCCGGTGAAGTCCAAGTACGTCCTCATCGAGGACTGCGAGGCGTACAACGCCGCGGACGCGGGCATCTACGTGGGCCAGACGGAATACGCCGTCGTGCGCAACTGCGTGGCGAAGCAGAACGTGGCGGGCATCGAGATTGAAAACACGAAGTACGCCTACGTGCTGGGCAACACGGCCCAGGACAACACCACGGGCCTGGTGGTGTTCGACCTGCCGGGCAACCCCATCATGGGGACGGACATCCGGGTGAAGAACAACATCATCACCGGCAACAACCGGCACAACTTCGCGTCCGTCGCGAACAGCAGCAGCACGGTGTCGCAGGTGCCGGCGGGCACGGGCACGTTCATGCTGGCGTCGCGCCGCGTGGAGCTGACGGGCAACACCTGGGGCAACAACAACACGGTGGACGTGGCGGTGCTGAGCGGCCTCACCATCGAGCCCAACGACAAGCTGTGGGAGGCGGGCGGCTTCAACTTCGCGAGCGCGGACATCTACATCCACGGCAACACCTTCCAGGGTGGCAGCGGCGACAACGTGGACAACGGCAACCTGAGCCCGCAGCTGCGGCCCCTGGGCGCGGCCCTGGCGGCGCTCTACACCTACGGCGAGACGCAGGGCGCGAAGGGCGTGGAGCACCTGGTGTGGGACGGCGTGGACCCCTACGGCCATCCCCGCGCGGAGCTGAACCCCATCAACATCTGCTTCGCCGACAACACGCTGCCCTCGGGCACCGTCAACGCCATCGCGGACCTGGACCTGGTGGCGGCGGGTCAGGCCGCGGCCACGGGCAACTTCGCGGGCGGGTGGGCCCTCACGCGGCACTACCCGGCCAACAAGGCGGAGTTCGCCTGCTCGGGCTTCAGCCCCGCGCTGACGATTGGCGACTTCATCCAGTAA
- a CDS encoding SO2930 family diheme c-type cytochrome, whose product MSPRLSVVLLALSLAACGSSDPEGPGPTADSGTSVPDAGTEDAGVPDAGEPDAGMDAGTLDAGVPDAGPVDAGAPLAIPNALSGFGLFTGSPADGGLVPVEGNVPYTLSTPLFSDYAVKSRTLSIPPGKTAHYQPVDALDLPVGTLITKTFAFPADLRNPDQDVRYIETRVLVRQPSGWEAWPYVWNTEQTEATLATGGRVRDVTFIDSEGEPRSFRYAVPSKNQCQQCHHLVDAKGDQVMHPIGVKARYLHRTNTYGGVERDQLEYLASLGKLDGLPAQAELPKAPDAFDTQAANLDTRARTYLDINCAHCHNPKGTAGITSQLFLNFDNTSVFNLGECKRPGSAGSGVGGDFDIVPGKHDESILWYRLHTEESGKMMPQIGRTIHHAEGAKLIEDWINAMPVKACK is encoded by the coding sequence GTGAGCCCCCGTCTCTCCGTGGTGCTGCTGGCGCTGTCGCTGGCGGCCTGCGGTTCCTCCGACCCGGAAGGCCCCGGGCCCACAGCCGACTCGGGGACCTCCGTGCCGGATGCCGGAACGGAGGACGCGGGGGTTCCGGACGCGGGTGAACCGGATGCGGGCATGGATGCCGGAACGCTCGATGCGGGCGTTCCGGACGCGGGGCCCGTGGACGCGGGGGCTCCGCTGGCCATCCCCAACGCGCTGTCGGGCTTCGGGCTGTTCACCGGAAGCCCGGCGGACGGGGGGCTCGTCCCGGTGGAGGGCAACGTGCCCTACACCCTGTCCACGCCGCTGTTCTCCGACTACGCGGTCAAGTCACGCACCCTCTCCATCCCCCCCGGCAAGACGGCGCACTACCAGCCCGTGGACGCGCTGGACCTGCCGGTGGGGACGCTCATCACGAAGACGTTCGCCTTCCCGGCGGACCTGCGGAATCCAGACCAGGACGTGCGCTACATCGAGACGCGCGTCCTGGTGCGCCAGCCCTCCGGCTGGGAGGCATGGCCGTACGTCTGGAACACCGAGCAGACGGAGGCCACGCTGGCCACCGGCGGCCGTGTGCGCGACGTGACGTTCATCGACTCGGAGGGGGAGCCCCGGTCGTTCCGGTACGCGGTGCCCTCCAAGAACCAGTGCCAGCAGTGCCACCACCTGGTGGACGCGAAGGGCGATCAGGTGATGCATCCCATCGGGGTGAAGGCGCGCTACCTGCACCGCACGAACACCTACGGCGGCGTGGAGCGCGACCAGCTGGAGTACCTGGCGTCACTGGGCAAGCTGGACGGGCTGCCCGCCCAGGCGGAGCTGCCAAAGGCGCCGGACGCGTTCGACACCCAGGCGGCGAACCTAGACACGCGGGCGCGCACGTACCTGGACATCAACTGCGCGCATTGCCACAACCCGAAGGGCACGGCGGGCATCACCAGCCAGCTGTTCCTCAACTTCGACAACACGAGCGTGTTCAACCTGGGCGAGTGCAAGCGCCCCGGCTCGGCGGGCAGCGGCGTGGGCGGCGATTTCGACATCGTCCCCGGCAAGCACGACGAGTCCATCCTCTGGTACCGGCTGCACACGGAGGAGTCCGGCAAGATGATGCCGCAGATCGGCCGCACGATTCACCACGCGGAGGGCGCGAAGCTCATCGAGGATTGGATCAACGCCATGCCGGTGAAGGCCTGCAAGTAG
- a CDS encoding dicarboxylate/amino acid:cation symporter, producing MKLWARWFRIPFWQRVLGAFVLGALAGWALGDRAGIWLQPLGTLYVQLIRMIATPLVFFAVIHAVSALRGQKSVAALGGRTFLWFAVTAALAVGVGLGIAALTKPGVGVGTLQAASDFKPRQVPGPVQVLLDVVPTNPFAALAEGKMLQVIFFAGLLGFALVKLGERTARLRQLVGEASEAMIQVTRFVLELTPLGTFGLIAALVGTYGFERLLPLGTFVLTLYLACAVHVVFVYGGLLAAHGLNPLRFFRGAAPGMQVAFVSSSSFASMPVALRSVTHNLGVDRDYAAFAVPLGASIKMDGCGAIYPAMTSLFIAQYFGLTLSAPQLFIILLASVLGSFGTAGVPGTAVVMTTVVLSAAGLPLEGLGYLLAIDRVLDMMRTLTNVTGQMLVPVLVAREEGLLDLAVYNRASSNVGLEQEPQPPSPAA from the coding sequence ATGAAGCTCTGGGCCCGCTGGTTCCGCATTCCCTTCTGGCAGCGCGTGCTGGGCGCCTTCGTGCTGGGCGCGCTCGCCGGGTGGGCGCTGGGCGACCGCGCCGGCATCTGGCTCCAGCCGCTGGGCACCCTCTACGTCCAGCTGATCCGGATGATCGCCACCCCGCTGGTGTTCTTCGCCGTCATCCACGCGGTGTCCGCGCTGCGCGGCCAGAAGAGCGTGGCGGCGCTGGGGGGCCGCACCTTCCTCTGGTTCGCCGTCACCGCCGCGCTGGCCGTGGGCGTGGGCCTGGGCATCGCCGCCCTCACGAAGCCGGGCGTGGGCGTGGGCACGCTCCAGGCGGCCAGCGACTTCAAGCCCCGGCAGGTGCCCGGCCCCGTGCAGGTGCTGCTGGACGTGGTGCCCACCAACCCCTTCGCCGCGCTGGCGGAGGGCAAGATGCTCCAGGTCATCTTCTTCGCGGGCCTGCTGGGCTTCGCGCTGGTGAAGCTGGGGGAGCGCACCGCGCGTCTGCGGCAGCTCGTGGGCGAGGCCAGCGAGGCGATGATTCAAGTCACCCGCTTCGTGCTGGAGCTGACGCCGCTGGGCACCTTCGGCCTCATCGCCGCGCTGGTGGGCACCTACGGCTTCGAGCGCCTCTTGCCCCTGGGCACCTTCGTCCTCACGCTGTACCTCGCGTGCGCGGTGCACGTCGTCTTCGTGTACGGCGGGCTGCTCGCGGCGCACGGGCTCAACCCGCTGCGCTTCTTCCGGGGCGCCGCGCCGGGCATGCAGGTGGCGTTCGTCAGCTCCTCCAGCTTCGCGTCCATGCCGGTGGCCCTGCGCAGCGTCACCCACAACCTGGGCGTGGACCGGGACTACGCGGCGTTCGCGGTGCCGCTGGGTGCCAGCATCAAGATGGACGGCTGCGGCGCCATCTACCCGGCCATGACGTCGCTCTTCATCGCCCAGTACTTCGGCCTGACGCTGTCCGCGCCCCAGCTCTTCATCATCCTGCTGGCGTCCGTGCTGGGCAGCTTCGGCACCGCGGGCGTGCCCGGAACGGCGGTGGTGATGACCACCGTCGTCCTCAGCGCCGCGGGGCTGCCCCTGGAGGGGCTGGGCTACCTGCTGGCCATCGACCGGGTGCTGGACATGATGCGCACCCTCACCAACGTCACCGGCCAGATGCTGGTGCCCGTCCTGGTGGCCCGCGAGGAGGGCCTGCTGGACCTGGCCGTCTACAACCGCGCGTCCAGCAACGTGGGGCTGGAGCAGGAACCCCAGCCCCCGTCGCCGGCCGCCTGA
- a CDS encoding S8/S53 family peptidase — MKVAIVDSGVSVGFLRGAGLSLAGAASFTVDREARRLESRVHSREELAAWRGGDCVLEDLEDPHGHGTSVLSILTEQGRRPGIDVEWYVARVLDGRMRGDSLCLLEALEWLTQDVRPDLINLSLGTVGRAFEAPLTALLDRAVAQGSLVLCAAGPVSGLPSGLPSVVTVADAAMAHALRKGDIVDHVEDAATVRLHVDGAWGERPITSSYACALAAARVLREGCPPGWRRVTASQRTR, encoded by the coding sequence ATGAAGGTCGCCATTGTGGACAGCGGTGTGTCGGTGGGCTTCCTTCGTGGGGCGGGGCTGTCGCTCGCCGGGGCCGCGAGCTTCACGGTGGACCGGGAGGCGCGGCGCCTGGAGTCCCGTGTCCACTCGCGTGAGGAGCTGGCGGCCTGGCGCGGCGGCGACTGCGTGTTGGAGGACCTGGAGGACCCGCACGGCCACGGCACCTCGGTGCTGAGCATCCTGACGGAGCAGGGCCGCCGTCCTGGTATCGACGTGGAGTGGTACGTCGCGCGCGTGCTGGACGGCCGGATGCGCGGCGATTCGCTGTGCCTGCTGGAAGCGCTGGAGTGGCTGACGCAGGACGTGCGGCCGGACCTCATCAACCTGAGCCTGGGCACCGTGGGCCGCGCCTTCGAGGCGCCCCTCACCGCGCTGCTGGACCGCGCGGTGGCGCAGGGCAGCCTGGTGCTCTGCGCCGCGGGCCCCGTGTCGGGCCTGCCGTCCGGGCTGCCGTCGGTGGTGACGGTGGCGGACGCGGCCATGGCCCACGCGCTGCGGAAGGGAGACATCGTGGACCACGTCGAGGACGCGGCCACGGTGCGCTTGCATGTGGACGGTGCCTGGGGCGAGCGCCCCATCACGAGCAGCTATGCGTGTGCCCTCGCGGCGGCGCGGGTGCTGCGCGAGGGCTGTCCTCCCGGGTGGCGGCGCGTCACCGCGTCACAGCGGACGCGGTGA
- a CDS encoding catalase, with protein sequence MTSQKHPDAVHVDEKSKDQQLARDRSEPTGNFLTTDQGIRVEHTDDSLKIGARGPTLLEDFHFREKLTRFDHERIPERVVHARGAGAHGYFQVYESQAKYTRAKFLQDPSKKTPVFVRFSTVAGSRGSADTVRDVRGFAVKFYTEEGNFDLVGNNIPVFFIQDGIKFPDVVHAAKPEPHHEIPQAQTAHDSFWDFVSLVPETMHMVMWIMSDRAIPRSFRMMQGFGVHTFRFVDEKNTSRFVKFHWKPLLGTHSLVWDEAQKLAGKDPDFHRRDLFESIEQGDFPEYELGVQILEEKDAQALGVDLLDATKIIPEEIAPVQPVGKLTLNRNPTNFFAETEQVAFCVSNIVPGIDFTDDPLMQARLFSYLDTQLTRLGGPNFAEIPINRPVAPVHNHQQDGFGRHTSNVGRANYFPNSLGGGCPFLASQQQGGYVHHPEQVSGKKVRERSASFNDHYSQAGLFFRSLSEPEQQHLIAACRFELGKVETKAIQERVLEHFAKIDALLVSAVAEGLGLPAPKATPVTPKGPPASKALSMEAMKMAMPPSIKTRKIGVLVADGVDADELMALRKELEAGGAQLKVIAKRLGTVKASNGKDVPVDKSAMTTASVEYDGVFIPGGAASVATLKKDGESRHFVQEAYLHCKTVGASKDAEELLKACEIDPAAPGVVAGSKAGAGTALATAFAQALAKHRHWDRKDNDRVPA encoded by the coding sequence GTGACCTCACAGAAGCACCCGGACGCGGTTCACGTCGACGAGAAGAGCAAGGACCAGCAGCTCGCGCGGGATCGCTCGGAGCCCACGGGCAACTTCCTCACCACGGACCAGGGCATCCGCGTCGAGCACACCGACGACTCGCTCAAGATTGGCGCGCGCGGCCCCACACTCCTGGAGGACTTCCACTTCCGCGAGAAGCTCACCCGCTTCGACCACGAGCGCATCCCCGAGCGCGTCGTCCACGCGCGCGGCGCGGGCGCCCACGGCTACTTCCAGGTCTACGAATCCCAGGCGAAGTACACCCGCGCGAAGTTCCTCCAGGACCCATCCAAGAAGACGCCCGTGTTCGTGCGCTTCTCCACCGTCGCGGGCTCGCGCGGCTCCGCGGACACCGTGCGCGACGTGCGCGGCTTCGCGGTGAAGTTCTACACGGAGGAAGGCAACTTCGACCTGGTGGGCAACAACATCCCCGTCTTCTTCATCCAGGACGGCATCAAGTTCCCCGACGTCGTCCACGCCGCCAAGCCGGAGCCCCACCACGAGATTCCCCAGGCGCAGACGGCGCATGACTCCTTCTGGGACTTCGTGTCGCTCGTCCCGGAAACCATGCACATGGTCATGTGGATCATGTCCGACCGCGCCATCCCGCGCAGCTTCCGGATGATGCAGGGCTTCGGCGTCCACACCTTCCGCTTCGTGGACGAGAAGAACACCTCGCGCTTCGTGAAGTTCCACTGGAAGCCGCTCCTGGGCACGCACTCGCTCGTCTGGGACGAAGCGCAGAAGCTCGCCGGCAAGGATCCGGACTTCCACCGCCGCGACCTCTTCGAGTCCATCGAGCAGGGGGACTTCCCCGAGTACGAGCTGGGTGTTCAAATCCTGGAGGAGAAGGACGCGCAGGCGCTGGGCGTGGACCTGCTGGACGCGACGAAGATCATCCCGGAGGAGATTGCCCCGGTGCAGCCCGTGGGCAAGCTCACGCTCAACCGCAACCCGACCAACTTCTTCGCGGAGACGGAGCAGGTCGCCTTCTGCGTGTCCAACATCGTGCCGGGCATCGACTTCACGGATGATCCGCTGATGCAGGCGCGGCTCTTCTCGTACCTGGACACGCAGCTGACGCGCCTGGGCGGGCCGAACTTCGCGGAGATCCCCATCAACCGCCCGGTGGCGCCGGTGCACAACCACCAGCAGGACGGCTTCGGCCGGCACACCAGCAACGTGGGCCGCGCCAACTACTTCCCCAACTCGCTGGGCGGTGGCTGCCCGTTCCTCGCGTCCCAGCAACAGGGCGGCTACGTGCACCACCCGGAGCAGGTGAGCGGGAAGAAGGTGCGCGAGCGCTCCGCCTCCTTCAACGACCACTACAGCCAGGCGGGCCTCTTCTTCCGCAGCCTGTCCGAACCGGAGCAGCAGCACCTCATCGCCGCGTGCCGCTTCGAACTGGGCAAGGTGGAGACGAAGGCCATCCAGGAGCGCGTGCTGGAGCACTTCGCGAAGATTGACGCCCTGCTGGTGTCGGCCGTGGCGGAAGGGCTGGGCCTGCCCGCACCCAAGGCCACGCCCGTCACGCCCAAGGGCCCTCCCGCGTCCAAGGCCTTGAGCATGGAGGCGATGAAGATGGCCATGCCGCCGTCCATCAAGACGCGGAAGATTGGCGTGCTCGTCGCGGACGGCGTGGACGCGGACGAGCTGATGGCCCTGCGCAAGGAGCTGGAGGCCGGGGGCGCGCAGCTGAAGGTCATCGCCAAGCGCCTGGGCACGGTGAAGGCCTCCAACGGCAAGGACGTGCCGGTGGACAAGAGCGCCATGACCACGGCCTCCGTGGAGTACGACGGCGTCTTCATCCCCGGCGGCGCCGCGAGCGTGGCCACGCTGAAGAAGGACGGCGAGTCGCGCCACTTCGTCCAGGAGGCCTACCTGCACTGCAAGACGGTGGGCGCGTCCAAGGACGCGGAGGAGCTGCTCAAGGCCTGTGAAATCGACCCGGCCGCGCCCGGCGTCGTCGCGGGCTCCAAGGCCGGGGCCGGAACAGCGCTGGCCACCGCGTTCGCGCAGGCGCTCGCGAAGCACCGGCACTGGGACCGCAAGGACAACGACCGCGTCCCGGCCTGA
- a CDS encoding NADP-dependent oxidoreductase, producing the protein MATPLQGREIRLKSRPHGEPTSDNFEFATVSVPEPAEGQLLVRNHFMSVDPYMRGRMNDAKSYVPPFKLGEVMDGGSVGQVLRSRSPDFKEGDFVVAGTGGWREYAVAPAKHYQKADPSVGPLSAYLGVLGMPGMTAYVGLLDIGKPKAGDTVFVSAAAGAVGGVVGQLARIQGCRVVGSVGSDAKVKHIRDDLKFDAAINYKTAPIAESLAKACPDGIDVYFDNVGGDHLEAAIGLMKNHGRLVLCGAISEYNATAPSPGPRNLMLAVGKRLTLQGYIVSDHADRRADFLRDVGQWLREGKVQDVSTIVDGLDKAPDAFIGLLRGDNTGKMLVRLAKDA; encoded by the coding sequence ATGGCCACGCCGCTCCAGGGACGTGAAATCCGCCTGAAGTCCCGCCCGCACGGCGAGCCCACTTCGGACAACTTCGAGTTCGCCACGGTCTCCGTGCCGGAACCCGCCGAAGGCCAGCTCCTCGTGCGCAACCACTTCATGTCCGTGGATCCGTACATGCGCGGCCGCATGAACGACGCGAAGTCCTACGTCCCGCCCTTCAAGCTGGGCGAGGTCATGGACGGCGGCAGCGTGGGCCAGGTGCTCCGCTCGCGCTCGCCTGACTTCAAGGAAGGGGACTTCGTCGTCGCCGGCACCGGCGGCTGGCGCGAGTACGCCGTCGCCCCCGCGAAGCACTACCAGAAGGCCGACCCGTCCGTGGGCCCGCTCTCCGCGTACCTCGGAGTGCTCGGCATGCCGGGCATGACCGCGTACGTGGGCCTGCTCGACATCGGCAAGCCGAAGGCCGGCGACACCGTCTTCGTGTCCGCCGCCGCGGGCGCCGTGGGCGGCGTCGTGGGCCAGCTTGCCCGCATCCAGGGCTGCCGCGTGGTGGGCAGCGTCGGCTCGGACGCGAAGGTGAAGCACATTCGCGACGACCTGAAGTTCGACGCCGCCATCAACTACAAGACCGCCCCCATCGCCGAGTCCCTGGCGAAAGCCTGCCCGGACGGCATCGACGTCTACTTCGACAACGTGGGCGGAGACCACCTGGAGGCCGCCATCGGCCTGATGAAGAACCACGGCCGCCTCGTCCTGTGCGGCGCCATCTCCGAGTACAACGCCACCGCCCCCTCGCCCGGCCCCCGCAACCTGATGCTCGCCGTGGGCAAGCGCCTCACGCTCCAGGGCTACATCGTCTCCGACCACGCGGACCGCCGGGCGGACTTCCTGCGCGACGTGGGCCAGTGGCTGCGCGAGGGCAAGGTCCAGGACGTCTCCACCATCGTGGACGGCCTGGACAAGGCCCCCGACGCCTTCATCGGCCTGCTGCGCGGGGACAACACCGGCAAGATGCTGGTGCGCCTGGCGAAGGACGCCTGA
- a CDS encoding Uma2 family endonuclease gives MGKKPATYADLEALPEHVVGEIVAGELYASPRPAARHASAAIRLSSELVGAFQRGRGGPGGWVFLGEQELHLQQDVLVPDIAGWRLERMPDVPESAAMSLAPDWVCEVLSPSTRKLDREAKLPVYAREGVRHVWLMDPRTRTLEVFGLRDGRYEALLTHVGVAPVRAEPFDAVELDLEFIWGSTMS, from the coding sequence ATGGGAAAGAAGCCCGCGACCTACGCGGACCTGGAGGCGCTTCCCGAGCATGTCGTGGGGGAGATCGTCGCGGGGGAGCTGTATGCAAGCCCACGGCCGGCAGCGCGGCATGCATCAGCGGCCATTCGGCTCAGCAGCGAACTTGTAGGGGCTTTCCAGCGGGGACGCGGTGGACCCGGTGGATGGGTGTTTCTGGGCGAGCAGGAACTGCACCTCCAGCAAGATGTCCTGGTTCCAGACATCGCGGGCTGGAGGTTGGAACGGATGCCCGATGTTCCCGAATCAGCGGCGATGTCTCTCGCGCCGGACTGGGTCTGCGAGGTGCTGTCTCCATCCACCCGGAAGCTGGACCGCGAGGCGAAGCTGCCCGTCTACGCGCGCGAGGGCGTGCGGCACGTCTGGTTGATGGATCCGCGGACACGCACGCTGGAGGTATTCGGGCTGCGAGACGGAAGGTACGAGGCGCTACTCACGCATGTCGGGGTTGCTCCCGTACGGGCGGAGCCCTTCGATGCGGTGGAACTGGACCTGGAATTCATCTGGGGCAGCACGATGAGCTGA